Genomic window (Parafrankia discariae):
CTGGAAATCCCGCACCACCATGGACCGCTACCGCGAAGACGGCACCGTCTGGGACGACAACGCCGCCACCCACCTGGGGCTGTGAACAGCACAGATTCTCCGTCCCGTCTGGTGAGTGTCAGTGCTCCTCGTTCTTGGTCAATGGCCCGGAGCCCCGGATCTTTCGCCGTTGGCGACGAGATCTACGCCGAGGGCGCGGACCAGGGCCGCTGCTGAGGTACCTGACCTGGTCGTCGTTGTCCGTCTCCACCGTCGGGATGATCGGGACAGGTGTCGCGTGGACGGCGCCGATGTCGAGTCGGTAGCAGCGCAGCGCGGGCTGCGAGCCAGGGGCCCTACTTCCGCCGCCAGCGTCGGGTGCCTGTTCCCCGCTTGGTGTCCTCGCCCCGCTGTTGCTGCTTGGCGCGCACGTCCTGCAGCAGGTTGATCGAGGCCACCGTGTCCCGGTGGCCAGGGCCGAGGATTCGCTGTCGGCGGGTGACGATGTGCTCTGCCAGATCGTGTGCCGCCTGGAGGTCGCCGAGGTCCGCAAGGCATGCGCACAGGGTGGCAGTCGCGTCCAGGGTGTGTTCGTGGTCTGGTCCCAGGACCTGCTGCCGACGGGCTACGACGTCTTCCTCGATCCGGCGTGCCTCTTCCGGCTCGCCCAGTTTTCGGAGACTGATGGCAAGATTATGTGCGACAGCCAGGGTATGTCTATGATTATCGCCGTGTACTCGCCACAGGCGAGTCAGGGTGTCCGCGTCGAGATCACGAGCTGCTCGCAGTTCTCCAAGACCAGCAAGGCAAATGGCAAGCTCTGCAGCAGACACCAGTGTGTCCGGATGGTCGTCACCCAAGATTCCCCGGCGGTGCGTCAGGGTTTCCTCGTTGAGGGTGCGCGCGGCGTCGATTTCCCCGAGCACGCGCAGGATTTCCGCCAGGACACTGGCAGACCCAAGCGTTTGAGGATGATCTTTGCCTAGTATCTGCTGGCGGCGGGCGAGCACGTCCTCGGCCAAACGCCTTGGACCAACGCTGATACGCCGCCAGAGACATCTCCAATGCGTTTTGCGACCGTCCTGACTGCTCAAGATAACGGGCGACGTCGAGTAGGAGAACACGAAAATTCTGGCTTTCGGTCACTTCCAGGCTGAATGAGTGCGCGACGAGGATTGGACATGAGGGGTCAGAACCGCATACAACGACCAGCCTGTCGGGTCGTCGGGGTTTCCTGGACGGACAGTCGCCAGGAGCTCCTGGGCCTGCTGGCAATGCTGGAACTGTTCACTGTCACTGAGGAAGGAACGAACAAGGGCTTGAATCAAATGGTGGACCTGCAGCGCGGTACCCCTGTTCCGGGCCAGGCCGAGACTCGTGAGCTGACGCACCACGTCGGCCGTCGTCGCGCTGTCTCCTATTTCCGCCCCGAATCGGCCTGAGTCGCCCGCCGGTCGGCGAGGAGTGAGCGGGAGCAGTTTCGGCGCGCAGAAGGCCAGCTGGTCGAATACCACGGCGGCGCGCGGGCTGGCGGCGCGTAGCCGAGCACGGCTGGCGGTCACCACCGCGACCAGGCCTGGATGACGGTCGACGGTGGGATCGTCCAGCCCGGCGTGCGTGGGTGCCGCGGCGAGCAGGCCCAGGTAGTCGGCAACGTCGAGACCGGTTTCCTGTAGGAAGCAACCGGCCTGT
Coding sequences:
- a CDS encoding tetratricopeptide repeat protein, producing the protein MFSYSTSPVILSSQDGRKTHWRCLWRRISVGPRRLAEDVLARRQQILGKDHPQTLGSASVLAEILRVLGEIDAARTLNEETLTHRRGILGDDHPDTLVSAAELAICLAGLGELRAARDLDADTLTRLWRVHGDNHRHTLAVAHNLAISLRKLGEPEEARRIEEDVVARRQQVLGPDHEHTLDATATLCACLADLGDLQAAHDLAEHIVTRRQRILGPGHRDTVASINLLQDVRAKQQQRGEDTKRGTGTRRWRRK